From Daucus carota subsp. sativus chromosome 6, DH1 v3.0, whole genome shotgun sequence:
GTAGACTCCCACTATGTCTGCTTAGCAGAGGTTGTGACTACTGATCTTCCcctttaatttaaaaaagagaGATAGTCAAACTTCCAAATTTTGTTAGTAAGTAAAAAAGTAACATTTCTCAAAATTTGGTGTAGTAATTGCATTGCAACCAAATTACACTAGAAACACCTATTTGCAGGTTTAATATCAAACTTAAGTGAACCCTTCACATGCCCAAATTCCACAAATCCCCTATTCACTCCATTCGTAGCTTGAAAGGAGTATAAATTCCTTAAATAAGATAGTATACAGAATGGAGTATTTGTTTGCAAGGATTGATTCACTTTTTCTGTCCTGGAATGGTTAAGCTTGCATGCTGGAACCTGCTTGAGCATGCTCTGTTGAAAACGATTATAATATGTACATAGCATTTAGATTTACATGACAAATCCCCTTAACTGTATCCTGAATTACTTTTTCAGGATTGAGAACGGGTCTGGGGCTAATATTGATGCCAAGAGCAACCAGGTGAGGGTAACACAGCATCCTAATCATGTTGTACACATGCACTGCCTCCTAATGTTAAATCActaatcactatatatataattttgtgggCCATGGAGTGAAATAAAGAAGCTAAACTGTTATGTCATCGCAGGAGATGGAGTTATCAGCTGCAGCAGAGAAGCTAGCAGAGTGTCAAGAAACTATATTTGTTCTGGGGAAACAATTAAATTTGATGCGTCCACATCCAGAATTACCAGGGTCTTTCTCCAGAGACAAGAGTCAGAAGAACGTAGAATGCTTTACCGAAGATGAGCGGACCACTAATAACAGTGTGGATATGAATGAGATAAATACCGTGACTTCTGCTGACGTTAATCAATCAGGTGGGGAGTCCCCAGTCAATATATACGATACCCCTTTCAGTCCATCTGATTCTGAAGCAAGCAATCTACCACGATCACCAATCAGTTCAAAGCACTCACATCATCGATCTGCAAAGTCGGGCTCGTCCACTTCTTCATCTTCTACGCCAACACCAGAAAAAAATCCCCGAGGATTCAGCAGATTTTTTTCAACAAAAGCTAGAAATGACCATTAGGTCGTTTGGCTCATTGGCTAATTGGCTTCATGGCAATAGGACACATGAACTCATGTTTTTGAATCTTACTCTTTAAGTCTCGGAGAGGATCGTTTAGCTCAAAGTTATACAATTGTGAGGAACttaaaaggaaagtctacaaacCAGTCAACCATACAATAAGTCCGGCTTCGGGAATTCCCAAATATTACACTGAGATCTTTGGTGATTCAAGAAACGGAAACACTTGATTCTGGTTTGAACAGAGAATACCATTTCAGAATCATTCCAGCAGGTTTCTTCTGTAAATCCATCCTCCTCCATGCTCTTTATTGAATAAGAACAATAATACTTTGTTATCAACGATAGGTAACTTCTACTCATGACTGTATATGGTTTTCATTGTCGGATCATTTGTTTTCTGCCGCCAATTTATACAATACTACTGGAACTGTTATTTTGTTGATAATCTACATCTTTAGCAACTTATTTTTGACCAAAGAACACATGAGTGAACAACATCAGTGTAACAGTTTGTACATTAATATAACTGGGCACTCTTCACAATCTAAGCTTACAGTAGTATATGCTCTATTTTACTCCAATAACATTATGGTTCATTTGGAACGGATTTTGCTAGTCTCAGTTAAAACAGCACAACTTCTCGTCTGTTTCAAGTTCCAATCTTTAAGCTGCAATTGTAACATGTCGTTCACCATGGTCGATAACTACTAATTTTACATGTTTACGTGACACTGATATTTTGTCGATGGATTCAAACATAAAACTACACTGAAATGACCGGGGATGCGGATTTTGGAAATTCGTGGCTCAGTCGAAAACTGTCGATGATATTTGTTTACAAGTTCATGAAAAATCTCAAGTGCGAATGAAAATATCAGTTGGAATGTCTACATTGTGTGTGTTGGAGAGCTAGCAAAGACTTGAAAATGGGTTTAAAGAAGGGCTCTACAGAGACATATGTAGACTAGAGTTATGGTTCCACAGCTGTATAGGTTTGGAAGCAACCAAAGTCTGTTTCTCAAACAAACATGTCTGCCCTACTTTAATAAAACCGATTCCCAGCATAGGTGCTTCTGCTTGTCTAGTTTCCCTGATTTCTGATAATTTCGCAATTCTTTCCTGCAGAAGAATAAAATCTTACGGTTTCCGCAATTTTAGAATTTTGGAGAACAGATGGAAGTTGCAGCAATGACAAATGATAGGTGAAACGTCAAACACTAGAGGAAACATGATATAGCAAAATACCAATCACGAATAATATCAACCATACACAGAAAGTGATATATAAATGTTATTCAATTTTGCTGCCCCTGCTGGGATTATCTGTTCTTCCCCACTGGATTCAAGTCTTTCTTCTCATCATATTTATAATATCTACCTTTATTTTGTTATcacaataattttcttattaatTGTCCAAATCATGATCTGCTATAAGGTTGGAGTGAAAGATTGTTCTATCTCTTATGAAACGGGCTTTGGCGccttattattgaaaatttaggTTAATCCATGTATCCAACGATTGGAGAGtcgaaaataaattattaaccgGAAATATATATATCCTGTGTTATTCTAATCTATTTCTGTCATGGGTGCATACAAAGGTGGCGAATGTCCGGTCGGTACGGAAATATAAATCTTGGAATAACACTAGGTGGTTATGATTAGAGTTCAATAACTAGGTTAGGTTTAAAGATAAAAGCACAGGGAGTCAGGGACCATTCGCATTGAACATGCATTATAGATCTATAGATCTTCTTGGCCATCATCTGTTGTAGTCTCTCTAAAAAAGAAGATAGTACTTAATAGTACTCATTACATACAGTTTAACAGTTGTATTGTATCAAAAGCAAGTGGGCATGGACCATTTTAGTGATGGAGACTTTGGCCAAAACTTTTGTGGTTCATAATCTAGCTTACCATCCCTCTATATCCGTACTATCACTGTGTGACAGTGGCAGAATCTACTGTGTTTGGAAGACGGTACAGTTTCTCTTAACTTCACGTTAGTATAATATTCTCCGTTTTGGAACAGGAGCAAAAACATCACGAATCCGGTGTTTATATTTGTATCATTCACTAACACACAAAATGTAATGATTATAATGATAAGTTTCCATTTGTATACCAACCATATAACTGATTCACAAACTGAAATCTTGTGTATAAGACCTGGACTTTATACAAGTGTAGCTGCAGGCCAGCAGCTGCAGAAGAAGTTATCACAAGTTTATCATAGGAGATACAATCCATGATATCGTTAATGACAATCCTGAACCAAGGAAATTAAAAGCTGAAATTACCTCTGGCAACATACATTTCAGCACAGCTGATGTCGACTGAAACATATATGGGCGGTCATGTCTTGTGGTAAAAACATCCTTCGCCATAAATCTTAGCTAACTTCATTATTTGTAAGTTCAGCTGGCCTCACATTGAAGATATACATCTAAGGACTATTCTTTTTTTGGTTAAACCGGTGTCCAGGCCAGATTACACGCACCTAGACTAATCCAACCTCAGTCGGCATACTTGCACACTCGTACTCCCGAGCATGGTAGCCCACTACTCCCAGAACGTCCAGGTAATGGAACTCGTGACCTTAAAATAGCAAGTGTTAAGCGCCACTGTCCAACCATCTGGGACACCCGTGGGGGTCTAAGGACTATTCTTGTTGTCCAAAGTCCATATATCTACTGCCTCTTTTATCATCGACTTCAATTTCAGAAATGATACTCCAGGTCCAAGACTAAAGGCACTGGGATACATGTcctctataaattaattttttcttcgAATTTTTACCAttataaattgtataaaattattCAAGTGTCCTCATAAGTCATAAAATTTGATAGTTTACTCGGTGTCCTTTGAAAGAAATTATTCATTCTAGATCGGCCTCTGGCATGCAAGTAGTAAATAAAAGAAATTGTGCTGGAGGTTGTATAACCGAAGATCCTTAATATTAGTTCTCTCTCACATGGTAAAATGTACAAACACCAGACCAAAGGAGAAATCTATTGACATATACAAAGAACGATCCCTGTGGGATTCAGTTAGCTTAACTCTAATAtccaaaaaatcgaaaaaaaacactacaaaagaaataaaagcCACAGAAGCAGTGAAGCAGCTTCATGATCGTAAACTCCCCGTGAGTAAGCTTTGTGTAAGAAACTAATCTTCATCTAAGCATCGACGTTAGGCTTTCGAAAGCAACTTCATCGCAAGGAATCGTAAGGCCCATGTCGTAATCAAACCCGAACTCCTCAGCCGCTTGCTGCAGAAGGTTCTGAAACTCGGGATGATTCAGGAATGAAATCGGGACAATGTACCTCGTCCTGTTTTCACCAACATACACCACAAAGTGGCCCTTTGGCACGTCAACCGGAAAGCCTTCTTCGTCGTAGCCTTGTCTTTTTTTCATGCTCGAACATCTCTTCATGATCTGCTTGATCAACGCGGCCTGTGACAAcctgtttgattttttataggCCATCGAAAAACCTCTGTTTTATAATCAAAGGAGTATTGTTTGCACTAGAAAGAAATTCTGTTTTTGTGAATTGTGTGGGAAAGAAATGGAGAGTTGAGGGATATATAAAGTGAGTGAAGAGGGGAGAAAGGTACACACAGAAACTACAAGAAGAGTCATGTGGGCTTGTGGGGGCAAAGAAGAGACCGGGTGTTTTTAGGTAGTGTGTGAACTCTAGGACATGTTTGGAGCCAAATCTCACTCAGTATATTGCAGTTTGTTGCCCTACATTACAACATCCAGGCCCCTTTGCTCTGTCTCTCTCTCAAGTCTAATCTAAACTTTTTGCATGTTCATTATTTTCCTGTTTAATGTTCAATAATATAAGAGGGACACCATCCTCTAGTACCTCAAGGTTTTAAGATTTTTAGGCTGAGTTGATTACTTAACATGATCTTCAAACAGTATCATATTTCAGAGCTCGTTGTAGGGAGGAGTTTCGGGTACGAGTCCTACCATCCCATTTGTTTCATTTAATTATCTATTTATCCGTCTAGTTAGTCTCGTGTTTGTTCAATCGCACATCAAGGGGAATATGTTCCTCCCATCGTCTAGTTTTTATTATAatcggtcaaattgaccaaagtttgacgacactttatatatattatataattataaacatattaaaaagtatatcattataaagtacataaaatcaatttaataaaattttcaattttaacagaattcataatttttgatcaaaaaataGTCAATTTGATCATTGAAAGTCAAAAGTGGACAACCAGAGAGACACGGAGTCGAGAGAGAAGGTGAGGGAGCACATAATATAAGATCATGGACCTTATTATGAGTTGCTTATGTAGATTAGATTAGTTTGTACATACTTTCTCTGACCTTTTCAACTATGAACGCACGCCAACTTATCTTCTTGCTCCTGCTTCTTGCTAGCTGAGTAGCTGTTGTATCCCAGTGTTATACACTGCAGGGGTATAATAAGGTCCTCAGCGAGAATTCGATTTATCTGAACTCTCAGTTACTTGATCTGAAACATGCAAGGAGATGCATTAATGTACTTGATCAAATTAAGGCTCACGAGGTTTATAATTACAGAAGTAATCAAATTGAACTGTAAAAATCATAACATTGCTCTGGTGGCCTGATTCTGATGTCTAGAAATAAAAGAGGTTGGTGAGACCTGGTCCAATAATAACTGTACATTATTGTACTGTTCTACGGCCCTCTGGCCACTTTGATTATCAAGTCCAGGACGATAACAATCACATGTGCTAGCTCTAGTACTCCTTGTTTGTTCGCTGGAATAATGTTATATATAGCATGATCTAGCCATTCGAACCTAGCACTCATCCGTATAACTCTTTCGGGTCCTATATACGATTTCAATCTGATTTAATTCGGTGCTATAAAATCCATTCAATGCCTTCTCCCGACACTTAAAGATTTTGGTAGACACGAGCATCTAACCAGAGTACTGATGTTTGAGGTCAAATTCTGGTCCCAGAGTACTGATATTACTCGCGATTCTTTCATCAGACTTTGTTGCTTCTTGGCACATACGACTCATAGCGTCaatgaaatttgaaatatcaGAATGTAGATGACTGTCcggataaaaagaaaaaaagatgaAAACACAACGGAATCTGCTGATATAGCCACATCCAACAGAAAACTCCTCGAAGTACTTTTGTCTTGATTCACTCTACATTATTCTCATCAGTCATCGCAACCATAGAGATTACTATGATTGCATGCATGTGCCCGGAATTTATAATCCAACTATATCGTTCGTTGGTTAGTTGAGAAGCTACCGGTCTCATTGGCTCAGCTGTTGTCGCATTCAAAAGATCGTATTTTCCTAAATCAAAAATGAAGAGGTGAGCTTGATGGAGAGAACAGGGCCACAGGGTTTGTCTGTTTAAAGGCCACCCCATGTTCTGTGAAGGAGAATGGTTGGTGAAGTGAGCTAAGAACACAAGAAAACATTAAGCCGGACCCGCTGTCCTCACCGAAAGGTAGTGACTCATGAGCTAACCATGGAAGTCTGCAACACGGTGAAACTGAATATCTGTGTTCAGCACATGAAAGCCATGTTACAGTTTCCTCCAGTCATCTTCAATCGCCAAATCTACTGAGTCGATTAGGCCTTTAGTAGTTTAATCCAACACGTAATATTAACAAACCTATAAATTTATTGAGTATCAGTTACACAACTAAATCATCATCACACTCTCAGAGTCTCACTAAGATGCGTTGACCCTTTAGTAGTTTAATTCGACATGTAATATTAAGAAACCTATAAATTTACTGAGGATCAGTCGCACAACTAAAACGTCATAATACTTTCACTAAAATGCACAACCTTGTCAAGAAGCAAGGTTCGAACACAAATATCCTTGTTATGCTATTAGTAAATAGCATAACAAGGATATTTCccgaaaatattaacaaataattaCTTTTGTCGACAGTTACAAAGATCACAAACCAGATAATCTGTTAGAAGAGTACGGATAGTTCCGTAAACTAATTGCTTTGAAGTGACAAGGTGATCTTCTTAGAAACTTCATATATGTACTATTAGCGAAAGCCTAAACTACAGGAGTAATTAAGAAAGAACGACCTTTCCTGACAGCGAAGGACTCAAAGGACTTACGGACGTACCTCAGCCATTAGTCATTGACCTTATCACATTGCGAAAAATCATGAAGATGAAGCATTTATGTTTAAAATGCTTAGTACTACTGTATAATTGAAGAAGCTGTTAACATCTAAACAGAGAGCAACATTCTACGTTGAAGGTCCCAGCCAGGTTGGATGATGGAACTTATGATTTTAGGTCGCATCCGTTAGGCAGAGCCTGCATTTGAAAGATTTCCAACTCGTGATTTAACAGATAACacatatatacagatatactTTAAAGTTCGATTTTCGAATATAGTATCAATGTATAATGTTTTtcaattaacaccgagtccatCAAACAAGTTATATTAAGATAAAGAACGAATTTAACTAAATAGATTACCAGGGAGAAAAAACGATGCTCATGACATGATCAAAGTTTATATGCTTTTAAGACTACTACGCGTCCAGAATTCCAAAACGGCAGAGATGAAAGTCGTTCAACAAGCTCAGTCCTCGTACATAAATAGACTACCTGGGCCACGGCCATATTAGTTTAATCTTGTTGGGCTATTGGTAGAGTTAGGGGAGAGCATGGCCGCTCGGTTTCGGATAAAACAGAACCGCATCATATATTCTCGTTTTTTGAAATCGAAAACTGCAACCGCCAGTTCAAATTCGATTTCGATTTAAAATATCTccgttcggtttcggttataaaatcggcaatttttttatataaaaactcTTTAATCTTATTATTAATGTAAAACCTAACTATGGCTGTCAAGTTTTACAAAGAAGCATGATATAATACAACTATCCATAAACAGGCTGGTTTATATATATCTTGTAGCCCAGGATGATAGAATGacaaactaataaaaaaaaaataacacacTGTCTGTGCAATGGAGTGGCACAATAGAGTAGCAGGCCACAGCAGACGTATTAGTACAAGAGCCTGTTTGCCCCGGCTTTGAGCTGGGGCTTAAAGCAGCTTAAAACCGAAAAATGTGTGTTTATCTAATAAATCAGAAACcaacttaaagtcagaaataaaacagaaattgacttaaaatcagaagttagttttaggtatttttttcagcgacttatttttttaaaacttttttttgtgataaaaattatctataagttataagttactcataaattaattttatttttgttattatatttttaataaccaaTAAGTCATCAACAATTcaaaaattacccaaacaaacatattaaactctcatcatatcaaataagtcacgttaagtcataaaccACGTTAAGTCCCATTTGTTTACTGATGAATGGAGCTGAACTGAGTCTAGCTGACCGAAACTTTTCATTCAGCTTATCTCGGGGTGTAGTAAACACACCTGACGGCTGACTGAATCTTAAACTTGCTGACTCATACATCCTAAATATCCTGTCTGATTGAGTCATGCACTGTGTATACCGCCTTGAAATCAACCAATACATGAAAGAACAGGACATTTGAGGTCATTGACGATTCGGAAAATAGTCTCCTTATAACATTTTTGTagttatcaaaatataaattacatcaaaagatttataaaattatttgtatttttattaaaaaaaattatctctggcaaaaaaaaataaaaaaaaatatcattcagatgttttttgaaaataacaaataatattaatcattcagaattcagatattttattcattcaaatcaatcagatatattattcattcataCATTAATTattcagatttgccaaatgaTCTCAAGTCATAAGCCATAAGCTCAGCTAAACGGGTTCCAAGTCTGAACCAGATGAATATTAAACTGTTGGACTTGCACAGTGTATTACAAGCTTAAATGAATTAATATTGGACCAACTTATTATATATgatacatttatttatttgtaatattattaaattcatataaattatatatttatttattaatttaattaattatttaaatagtcggttcagttcggttttaaccaataaccggaaccgaacccatAACATCGGttcgttttttaatttttcagtttCGGTTTCGACTCGGTTTTATCGGTTTCGATTTTTTTTCTTCAGTTTTTGGCCCAGTCCTAGGTAGAGTGTTCAGAAAGCAATAAACAAATACGAGTAAGAACTTGAAAGAAATCGGGCTAGCTAGGCATTGTACAATGTACACCTTTTCTTTAGTATAAATTGAGTTCAAGCATCTTGCGTTGAAAGAAAGAAACAGGCGAAGTTCTTAAGTTCATCTGTTGCTTATTATTGCAAATAGACAAGGTTCATGGGACTCTGTTGATTTTAGTTGTGTATCTACTATCTTCTTGCCAGCTAATCTGGAATGGGCATGCATTAATTGTTAGATTATATTCGctaatctaataataataataataacaacaacatggggtatataaattaaaaacaattatatttattatgtttattGGACTAATAAAATGGTCTGAAATAAAAAGTTCTTAAATCGTCTAATTTCGTATGAACTTTGTAACGGGTAATACTCAATGCTAAGCCTTATAGGTTAGAGCATTTTAGAGGATCTCCAATGGTTCACAACAAGCGATGTGAACCAACCTTCCCCTACTTAGCTAGGCTTGCACCGACCTTCAATGCATGGGAGATAATCCTAATCTCCCGTTTTGTAAGCGAGCATCACATCACTAGAGGCTAGGGGTGAGcagaaaaaaccgaaaccgcaaaaaaacTCTGAAAAAATCGAAAAACCACATCGAGAAAAACCAAATCgaaaataaaactgaaaataactgaaataaaaaaccgaaattaatggtgcggttttattttcggttttatgctaaaatcgcaccgaaattaaccgaaccgaaatatatatatatatatatatatatattaataatatatatatacattaataatagtaataaagcatCTCAATCATTTTTACACTTCACATCTTATTTTATATCGAGGCTTCCTGTCCAGAGACACTAACTTGTTGAGTCACTTAAATAACTGAAGGACACCCAAATATTTAAAGGAGCGCTTACTCGAAGACTAGGACTACTGTAGTTTGCAACAGAGCAGAAATATTTATGTTGTTAATCtgctaatcaaattttattatgaaacctattctactctttttatttatgtactttttgaagactttttatttgaattttatgattAGTTACTTTTGGATAATTAtattgacttgacatcatctaatttcttgttcaaatatgtatgttttagtttttattgtgtattaatttttttagatgaaagtatgtaatgtttcctatatcctcATATATGGAAACATGAGTAACCGAACACACTATACatgtttatgaaaattttatatatatattttttaaaaaattattatggacAAAAGTAGAAAAACCGAAAAGAACCAcaaccgactaatggttaaccgcaatcgaaaaaccgttttaattggtgtggttacggttaatgataattaaccgaaccgaaccgcatttAACGGTTTGGTTACGATTAACGCACCGAACCGCACCAAACGGCACCATGCACACCACTACTAAGGGGGGACCTCAGGCTGAGCTGAGGTTGGCTCTAGCCCGAGTGGAAATTTCAGAACTTAAACAATTTTAAGGTCCATGTAACCCTAGCCCGAGAGAAAAAGGCTAGAGTCCCGTTATATATGTGTTAGTCCTATCCAAATAATTGAAATTGCTAGCCCAATAAGTAAGGGTCTAATTGCCCATACAACAgaataatcaaatatatcaGTGACATACTGACATGGCCCAACCAAAACACGCGATGCAATTTCCCaactagtaaaaaaaaaaaactcaaaaattgGGTTATGTCTAGTATgagctctgttctaaaagttggtgattaatcacgattaatcaccgattaatccctaaTCCGTAGCtcaccgaactgattaaatctccgattaatcaccgatcaattcaattaatccccgattaatccttgttccgtaatttcgccgattaagtccgatttccgctttttacaacactgagtATGAGCTACTAATACGCTTTGGCCTCCTTCAGCTTCGGATTGTGTGAATCTTGGTCTTTGAACTTCTATAGTTACACGATATCAtctaattacttaattttgTCTATTGGTTTGATGGATTTTGCAATATTGATAAGTTTTCTTTATTGTATTTGAAGTCTGTAGAATTAGTGAATTTTGTGGTTTGTGAAATTAGTGGAATTAATGGTTGTATAAACTTATTATTTGTACAGTATGTAATATCTTGATTGgctaatatgaatatataatacCTTTAAGCAAAATTAAAATGAGCTAGCAGATTGGTCTTTTATATGTTGTAGCACAATTATTACTTACTTTCTATTGAATTTGTgtaaaaatatatctttttacTTCAGCTTGGGTAGAAATAAAATATCAGGTCTGCCCatgcacatcactagcataagGAAATATCATCACCTTGCCTCACATGATGCGAGCCAGCTTTGAATCTCGTCCTGCACCATCTCCAAAACTTTACATCATTCTTCTTGACTAGAAGATTGCATTATTTAACAGATAGATATTATGCTACATATACGGATTTGTTCTCCCGTCGCCCGCATCTAGGGTTGACAATATGagacacgacccgaacccgCAACCCGATTTAGTGAGACAAAACCCGAAAGTAACCCCAAAATCACCCGTTTGACACGAAATAGACCCGacatgacccgaaattagaatttcgtttTTAATGACTTCAATTtccagttttattcaattttaagtgattttagcttaacccgaaatcgacccgattgctgacacgaacacggcCCGTTACCCGAAACTGCCACCCCTACCTGGATCTTCATTTCACTATTCTCTCTATCCCCTctcctcgctctctctctctcatcgcCACCATATTAACACCAAACTCTCAAACAAAGATTAAAACAAACGCAAAAAGCTATTGTATAACTCCCAAAAAACATCCATACTCGATCGTAACTCGTCCCGAGTCAACTCGCTACAGGCCAGGTGAGATCTTGCGATTCATGGCGTTTCGAAATCAGATATCAAGCATGTTTATATCGAGTTAACAACAGAAGATTTTGAAGTGCAAGAGAGAGGGGGAGGTGAGAGGAATTGTGTGGGTGCGGTTGTAGGATTGTGGTGACGATAGTGAGTAGCGGTAGGAGGTTAAACAAGTATGTGAAAATTAGGGATAATATGGttgttttgaattaattttgtggttaattttgttatattaatacTAGCTTATTACCCGAGTAATGCACTgggtttttaaataattttataattttttattattaatatataaaataaaatgttgaaaaaattatttattaataataaatcataatttttatttaaatgaaaataaaatatgaaattataatttcttttttaagTCAAAACTACATATGTTTTACTAAACTCTTGTATGGTACTTTGACCACGTCTTATTGTTATATCTTATTCGTGTTTGTTTAGTAGCATTGTTGTTTGTTCGCGACTTCTATTATTTCGGTTAGTCGTTTTTTGATCTTTTTCAGTATCATAGATATAATGTTCATGAAATCGCatacttgttttttttatccCTATGACACATtcataattttgatattaacaaaattttatataatattccctccgtcccactcaatTC
This genomic window contains:
- the LOC108227620 gene encoding protein SMALL AUXIN UP-REGULATED RNA 12, with amino-acid sequence MAYKKSNRLSQAALIKQIMKRCSSMKKRQGYDEEGFPVDVPKGHFVVYVGENRTRYIVPISFLNHPEFQNLLQQAAEEFGFDYDMGLTIPCDEVAFESLTSMLR